Proteins encoded together in one Mugil cephalus isolate CIBA_MC_2020 chromosome 16, CIBA_Mcephalus_1.1, whole genome shotgun sequence window:
- the mrtfab gene encoding myocardin related transcription factor Ab isoform X13: protein MATQDSHKGEETGPGIMEVAGAPGSVHSPQSEAMANELQELSLQPAPNLLPLQERKNVLQLKLQQRRTREELVSQGIMPPLKSPAAFHEQRRSLERARTEDYLKRKIRCRPERSELVRMHILEETSAEPSLQAKQLQLKRARLADDLNDKISHRPGPIELVHKNILSVTCPVQHSLLDSPKGAGGESSSLDEDSSDALSPDQLTNHDSPLSAVPQMSPSEVLTPNGDLSPTQFLTQPPPPPPPPPPPPPLVNGSDSSPLPKITNGTTIMSASSRSSTGQVKSQAKSSSDRPPQRPKKPKDSKPKVKKLKYHQYIPPDQKADKERPPQMDSSYAKLLHQQQLFLQLQILSQQQQHYNYHTILPAPPKPQTEQPSTTNSGPSPSRSVHTTTTTAPSSQTGTVRQSQTAVGGAKPATLPANLDEFKVAELKQELKLRGLTVSGTKNDLIERLRNYQEQNGGAPTGLKNSIPQPSLKGGTTTAVSTITSSPTTTSTPDHHPTEGGFKLDLASLCHAVPGRVMRFGSTSSSPPVSPTPSERSLAGMSPDETSCNGDMFGEMVSSPLTQLTLHPSPQHPSNVSPLSQPLSVVKEEIQSSCCLSRTSPSSVQPPEHQQGIAMETSSMDKDQMLQEKDKQIEELTRMLRQKQRLVETLRSQLEQGKIAGGIVVKKEGGEKNRASPEVKLQTLIKASAIQPPTLPNGIVLKVKKEVELEEGMEGVTEEAQAKKPTQPMQCSQETLLRLQQIHRLQVQQAELQKQQPQLKQRLSQVQLHKVPEAKLNPQKQQQQKRDAQILLQQQQQLQQLIIQQTQQKQLLAQQKLAQQKLAQQKLAQQKLVQQNQLKQSQGQVQAQQKNQVQLKQVQVQIQNPTVTNQKPGLTQSQQRKQQRAQQRQQKQQTAAATTQQVTPVTINQQNGTPLHTPAISLDLLKANGTPTLVTDTNGNHYLIALTSHATEGQNGVSSLAKTNGRITLQRLQSTPSKLPSADTQSKAKPEAEPVSQPIKKGQKAGLHLDTNGAPQPSLAATAPPNLQPFFDDLSENESQSNLMSSLKREEVCPPYDRHTLFTPPSPKPNTTLPPQRSKENGVNSQQMDDLFDILLKSGEIPGFKSNPDPSLAPLHSDPPSPSAAPSPLHLSPPSPTEPLISPQSSVGEPCNSGGRLEDFLESTTGTSLLGMEPDGGLTLIDDLHSQMLSTPSILDHPPSPMDTSDLGFSSHSPGLDFGDPTLDSMDWLDISMVGSASGGSEGNGGGRGGSGGGEGDGGTSLAPLAPHTPQSVFSTDFLDSTDLHWESCL from the exons TCCTCCAACTCAAACTTCAGCAGAGACGCACACGAGAGGAGCTGGTCAGCCAAGGGATCATGCCAC CACTGAAGAGCCCGGCAGCCTTTCACGAACAACGGAGGAGCCTGGAGCGAGCAAGG ACCGAGGACTACCTGAAGAGGAAGATCCGGTGTCGCCCTGAACGCTCTGAGCTGGTCAGGATGCACATTCTGGAGG AGACGTCAGCGGAGCCGTCTCTGCAGGCcaagcagctgcagctgaagcGAGCACGACTGGCTGACGACCTCAACGACAAGATCTCTCACAGACCGGGTCCCATCGAACTGGTCCACAAGAACATCCTGTCCGTCACCTGCCCCGTGCAGCACTCACTGCTGG ATTCTCCAAAGGGAGCTGGGGGAGAGAGCTCATCTCTGGATGAGGACAGCAGCGATGCTCTGTCGCCCGACCAGCTGACCAATCACGACTCTCCCCTGAGCGCTGTCCCTCAGATGTCCCCCTCCGAAGTGCTCACCCCAAATGGAGACCTTTCTCCCACACAG TTTCTCACacagccgccgccgcctccgcctccgccgccgcctcctcctcccctggtGAACGGGTCAGACTCTTCCCCTCTCCCAAAAATCACAAACGGGACAACAATTATGTCAGCATCCTCCCGCTCTTCTACCGGACAGGTCAAG TCTCAGGCCAAGTCAAGTTCAGACCGTCCTCCACAGAGACCTAAGAAACCAAAGGACAGCAAGCCCAAG GTGAAGAAGCTGAAGTACCATCAGTACATCCCTCCAGACCAGAAGGCAGACAAGGAGCGTCCACCTCAGATGGACTCGTCCTATGCGAagctcctccaccagcagcagctcttcctgCAGCTGCAGATTCTCAGtcagcaacagcagcactaCAACTACCACACCATTCTGCCCGCCCCTCCCAA GCCACAAACTGAGCAGCCTTCTACAACCAACTCCGGCCCCTCTCCCTCCCGCAGCGTTCACACGACCACCACCACGGCCCCCTCCAGCCAGACGGGGACTGTCCGTCAGAGCCAAACTGCAGTGGGAGGAGCCAAACCGGCCACGCTGCCAGCCAACCTGGACGAGTTCAAA GTCGCAGAGTTGAAACAAGAACTGAAATTGCGTGGTTTGACCGTCTCCGGCACTAAGAATGATCTCATTGAGAGGCTTCGCAACTACCAAGAGCAAAATGGCGGCGCCCCGACGGGTTTGAAGAATAGCATACCGCAGCCAAGTCTGAAGGGCGGCACCACCACTGCTGTTAGCACCATTACATCTTCTCCAACCACAACTTCCACCCCTGACCACCATCCAACAGAGGGTGGGTTCAAGTTGGATCTGGCGTCTTTGTGTCATGCGGTTCCCGGGCGGGTCATGCGATTTGGAAGCACCAGCTCCAGCCCTCCAGTTTCACCTACGCCGTCTGAGAGGTCGTTGGCTGGGATGAGTCCAGATGAGACGAGCTGTAacggagacatgtttggagagaTG GTGAGCTCTCCCCTGACCCAGCTCACCCTCCACCCATCTCCTCAACACCCATCAAACGTCTCTCCGCTCTCCCAGCCACTCTCCGTAGTCAAAGAGGAGATCCAGAGCTCATGCTGCCTGTCCAGGACTTCGCCTTCATCTGTCCAGCCTCCCGAGCACCAACAAGGAATAGCCATGGAAACGTCCTCTATGGACAAAGACCAGATGCTCCAGGAGAAGGACAAACAGATTGAGGAGCTAACAAGGATGCTGAGGCAGAAGCAAAGACTGGTTGAGACCCTCAGGTCCCAGCTGGAGCAAGGCAAGATAGCAGGTGGGATAGTGGTGAAGAAGGAAGGCGGTGAGAAGAACAGAGCATCTCCAGAGGTCAAACTCCAAACTTTAATAAAGGCCTCGGCCATTCAACCCCCTACACTCCCTAATGGCATCGTGCTGAAGGTgaagaaggaggtggagcttgaGGAAGGAATGGAGGGAGTGACAGAGGAGGCTCAAGCTAAGAAGCCCACCCAGCCCATGCAGTGCTCTCAAGAGACTCTGCTCCGGCTGCAGCAGATCCATCGGCTGCAGGTCCAACAAGCCGAGCTGCAGAAACAGCAGCCGCAACTTAAGCAGCGGCTGAGTCAGGTGCAACTGCATAAAGTGCCAGAGGCTAAACTGAACCCTcaaaagcaacagcagcagaagagagACGCTCAAATcctgctccagcagcagcagcaactgcagcagctgatcatacaacaaacacaacagaaacaactcCTGGCCCAGCAGAAGTTAGCACAGCAGAAACTTGCCCAGCAGAAACTCGCACAACAGAAGCTGGTGCAGCAAAACCAGCTCAAGCAAAGCCAAGGGCAGGTGCAAGCTCAGCAGAAGAACCAGGTTCAGCTGAAACAGgttcaggtccagatccagaACCCGACAGTGACGAACCAGAAACCGGGATTGACCCAGAGCcagcagaggaagcagcagagggCTCAGCAAaggcagcagaaacagcagacGGCAGCAGCTACCACACAACAG GTGACTCCAGTCACCATCAACCAACAGAACGGCACTCCACTCCACACCCCGGCCATTTCCCTGGACCTCCTAAAGGCTAATGGTACACCCACGCTGGTCACAGACACCAATGGCAATCACTACCTGATCGCTCTCACCAGTCACGCCACAGAGGGACAGAACGGAGTGTCCTCATTGGCCAAAACCAACGGGCGCATCACGCTGCAG AGATTGCAGTCGACTCCAAGTAAACTCCCCAGTGCTGACACCCAATCAAAAGCGAAACCAGAGGCGGAACCTGTGAGCCAACCAATCAAAAAG GGACAGAAGGCAGGGCTGCACTTGGACACCAATGGCGCTCCACAGCCCAGCCTCGCGGCCACCGCCCCGCCCAACCTGCAGCCGTTCTTCGACGACCTGTCAGAAAACGAAAGCCAAAGCAACCTGATGTCATCTCTCAAG agagaggaggtgtgTCCGCCTTACGACCGGCACACACTGttcacccctccctctcccaaACCCAACACCACCCTTCCTCCTCAACGCTCTAAA GAGAATGGAGTGAACAGCCAGCAGATGGACGACCTGTTTGACATCCTGCTCAAGAGTGGAG AGATCCCAGGCTTCAAGTCCAACCCGGACCCGTCCCTCGCCCCTCTGCACTCTGACCCACCTTCCCCGTCCGCCGCCCCGTCCCCGCTCcacctctcccctccctcccccacggAGCCCCTCATCTCCCCTCAGTCCTCCGTGGGGGAGCCCTGCAACAGCGGCGGGCGCctggaggacttcctggagAGCACCACGGGCACCTCTCTGCTGGGCATGGAGCCCGACGGCGGCCTGACACTGATCGACGACCTCCACAGCCAGATGCTGAGCACGCCCAGCATCCTGgaccaccctccctcccccatgGACACGTCCGACCTGGGCTTCTCGTCTCACTCCCCGGGGCTGGACTTTGGCGACCCCACTCTAGACAGCATGGACTGGCTGGACATCTCCATGGTGGGGAGCGCGAGCGGCGGGAGCGAGGGCAACGGAGGGGGGCGAGGAGGATCGGGGGGAGGCGAAGGAGACGGGGGGACGAGTTTAGCGCCGCTCGCTCCGCACACTCCACAGAGCGTCTTCTCGACCGACTTTCTGGACAGCACAGACCTGCACTGGGAGTCGTGTCTGTAG
- the mrtfab gene encoding myocardin related transcription factor Ab isoform X7, with product MIMLDTNHCLSFEPSPMGSPPMPDDIDKEDLKMDHDRLVYHSLKEVLQLKLQQRRTREELVSQGIMPPLKSPAAFHEQRRSLERARTEDYLKRKIRCRPERSELVRMHILEETSAEPSLQAKQLQLKRARLADDLNDKISHRPGPIELVHKNILSVTCPVQHSLLDSPKGAGGESSSLDEDSSDALSPDQLTNHDSPLSAVPQMSPSEVLTPNGDLSPTQFLTQPPPPPPPPPPPPPLVNGSDSSPLPKITNGTTIMSASSRSSTGQVKSQAKSSSDRPPQRPKKPKDSKPKVKKLKYHQYIPPDQKADKERPPQMDSSYAKLLHQQQLFLQLQILSQQQQHYNYHTILPAPPKPQTEQPSTTNSGPSPSRSVHTTTTTAPSSQTGTVRQSQTAVGGAKPATLPANLDEFKVAELKQELKLRGLTVSGTKNDLIERLRNYQEQNGGAPTGLKNSIPQPSLKGGTTTAVSTITSSPTTTSTPDHHPTEGGFKLDLASLCHAVPGRVMRFGSTSSSPPVSPTPSERSLAGMSPDETSCNGDMFGEMVSSPLTQLTLHPSPQHPSNVSPLSQPLSVVKEEIQSSCCLSRTSPSSVQPPEHQQGIAMETSSMDKDQMLQEKDKQIEELTRMLRQKQRLVETLRSQLEQGKIAGGIVVKKEGGEKNRASPEVKLQTLIKASAIQPPTLPNGIVLKVKKEVELEEGMEGVTEEAQAKKPTQPMQCSQETLLRLQQIHRLQVQQAELQKQQPQLKQRLSQVQLHKVPEAKLNPQKQQQQKRDAQILLQQQQQLQQLIIQQTQQKQLLAQQKLAQQKLAQQKLAQQKLVQQNQLKQSQGQVQAQQKNQVQLKQVQVQIQNPTVTNQKPGLTQSQQRKQQRAQQRQQKQQTAAATTQQVTPVTINQQNGTPLHTPAISLDLLKANGTPTLVTDTNGNHYLIALTSHATEGQNGVSSLAKTNGRITLQRLQSTPSKLPSADTQSKAKPEAEPVSQPIKKGQKAGLHLDTNGAPQPSLAATAPPNLQPFFDDLSENESQSNLMSSLKQREEVCPPYDRHTLFTPPSPKPNTTLPPQRSKQENGVNSQQMDDLFDILLKSGEIPGFKSNPDPSLAPLHSDPPSPSAAPSPLHLSPPSPTEPLISPQSSVGEPCNSGGRLEDFLESTTGTSLLGMEPDGGLTLIDDLHSQMLSTPSILDHPPSPMDTSDLGFSSHSPGLDFGDPTLDSMDWLDISMVGSASGGSEGNGGGRGGSGGGEGDGGTSLAPLAPHTPQSVFSTDFLDSTDLHWESCL from the exons ATGATAATGCTGGACACCAACCACTGCCTGTCCTTTGAACCCTCCCCCATGGGCTCTCCTCCAATGCCAGATGACATTGATAAGGAGGACCTGAAGATGGATCACGACAGGCTCGTCTATCACAGCCTGAAGGAAG TCCTCCAACTCAAACTTCAGCAGAGACGCACACGAGAGGAGCTGGTCAGCCAAGGGATCATGCCAC CACTGAAGAGCCCGGCAGCCTTTCACGAACAACGGAGGAGCCTGGAGCGAGCAAGG ACCGAGGACTACCTGAAGAGGAAGATCCGGTGTCGCCCTGAACGCTCTGAGCTGGTCAGGATGCACATTCTGGAGG AGACGTCAGCGGAGCCGTCTCTGCAGGCcaagcagctgcagctgaagcGAGCACGACTGGCTGACGACCTCAACGACAAGATCTCTCACAGACCGGGTCCCATCGAACTGGTCCACAAGAACATCCTGTCCGTCACCTGCCCCGTGCAGCACTCACTGCTGG ATTCTCCAAAGGGAGCTGGGGGAGAGAGCTCATCTCTGGATGAGGACAGCAGCGATGCTCTGTCGCCCGACCAGCTGACCAATCACGACTCTCCCCTGAGCGCTGTCCCTCAGATGTCCCCCTCCGAAGTGCTCACCCCAAATGGAGACCTTTCTCCCACACAG TTTCTCACacagccgccgccgcctccgcctccgccgccgcctcctcctcccctggtGAACGGGTCAGACTCTTCCCCTCTCCCAAAAATCACAAACGGGACAACAATTATGTCAGCATCCTCCCGCTCTTCTACCGGACAGGTCAAG TCTCAGGCCAAGTCAAGTTCAGACCGTCCTCCACAGAGACCTAAGAAACCAAAGGACAGCAAGCCCAAG GTGAAGAAGCTGAAGTACCATCAGTACATCCCTCCAGACCAGAAGGCAGACAAGGAGCGTCCACCTCAGATGGACTCGTCCTATGCGAagctcctccaccagcagcagctcttcctgCAGCTGCAGATTCTCAGtcagcaacagcagcactaCAACTACCACACCATTCTGCCCGCCCCTCCCAA GCCACAAACTGAGCAGCCTTCTACAACCAACTCCGGCCCCTCTCCCTCCCGCAGCGTTCACACGACCACCACCACGGCCCCCTCCAGCCAGACGGGGACTGTCCGTCAGAGCCAAACTGCAGTGGGAGGAGCCAAACCGGCCACGCTGCCAGCCAACCTGGACGAGTTCAAA GTCGCAGAGTTGAAACAAGAACTGAAATTGCGTGGTTTGACCGTCTCCGGCACTAAGAATGATCTCATTGAGAGGCTTCGCAACTACCAAGAGCAAAATGGCGGCGCCCCGACGGGTTTGAAGAATAGCATACCGCAGCCAAGTCTGAAGGGCGGCACCACCACTGCTGTTAGCACCATTACATCTTCTCCAACCACAACTTCCACCCCTGACCACCATCCAACAGAGGGTGGGTTCAAGTTGGATCTGGCGTCTTTGTGTCATGCGGTTCCCGGGCGGGTCATGCGATTTGGAAGCACCAGCTCCAGCCCTCCAGTTTCACCTACGCCGTCTGAGAGGTCGTTGGCTGGGATGAGTCCAGATGAGACGAGCTGTAacggagacatgtttggagagaTG GTGAGCTCTCCCCTGACCCAGCTCACCCTCCACCCATCTCCTCAACACCCATCAAACGTCTCTCCGCTCTCCCAGCCACTCTCCGTAGTCAAAGAGGAGATCCAGAGCTCATGCTGCCTGTCCAGGACTTCGCCTTCATCTGTCCAGCCTCCCGAGCACCAACAAGGAATAGCCATGGAAACGTCCTCTATGGACAAAGACCAGATGCTCCAGGAGAAGGACAAACAGATTGAGGAGCTAACAAGGATGCTGAGGCAGAAGCAAAGACTGGTTGAGACCCTCAGGTCCCAGCTGGAGCAAGGCAAGATAGCAGGTGGGATAGTGGTGAAGAAGGAAGGCGGTGAGAAGAACAGAGCATCTCCAGAGGTCAAACTCCAAACTTTAATAAAGGCCTCGGCCATTCAACCCCCTACACTCCCTAATGGCATCGTGCTGAAGGTgaagaaggaggtggagcttgaGGAAGGAATGGAGGGAGTGACAGAGGAGGCTCAAGCTAAGAAGCCCACCCAGCCCATGCAGTGCTCTCAAGAGACTCTGCTCCGGCTGCAGCAGATCCATCGGCTGCAGGTCCAACAAGCCGAGCTGCAGAAACAGCAGCCGCAACTTAAGCAGCGGCTGAGTCAGGTGCAACTGCATAAAGTGCCAGAGGCTAAACTGAACCCTcaaaagcaacagcagcagaagagagACGCTCAAATcctgctccagcagcagcagcaactgcagcagctgatcatacaacaaacacaacagaaacaactcCTGGCCCAGCAGAAGTTAGCACAGCAGAAACTTGCCCAGCAGAAACTCGCACAACAGAAGCTGGTGCAGCAAAACCAGCTCAAGCAAAGCCAAGGGCAGGTGCAAGCTCAGCAGAAGAACCAGGTTCAGCTGAAACAGgttcaggtccagatccagaACCCGACAGTGACGAACCAGAAACCGGGATTGACCCAGAGCcagcagaggaagcagcagagggCTCAGCAAaggcagcagaaacagcagacGGCAGCAGCTACCACACAACAG GTGACTCCAGTCACCATCAACCAACAGAACGGCACTCCACTCCACACCCCGGCCATTTCCCTGGACCTCCTAAAGGCTAATGGTACACCCACGCTGGTCACAGACACCAATGGCAATCACTACCTGATCGCTCTCACCAGTCACGCCACAGAGGGACAGAACGGAGTGTCCTCATTGGCCAAAACCAACGGGCGCATCACGCTGCAG AGATTGCAGTCGACTCCAAGTAAACTCCCCAGTGCTGACACCCAATCAAAAGCGAAACCAGAGGCGGAACCTGTGAGCCAACCAATCAAAAAG GGACAGAAGGCAGGGCTGCACTTGGACACCAATGGCGCTCCACAGCCCAGCCTCGCGGCCACCGCCCCGCCCAACCTGCAGCCGTTCTTCGACGACCTGTCAGAAAACGAAAGCCAAAGCAACCTGATGTCATCTCTCAAG cagagagaggaggtgtgTCCGCCTTACGACCGGCACACACTGttcacccctccctctcccaaACCCAACACCACCCTTCCTCCTCAACGCTCTAAA CAGGAGAATGGAGTGAACAGCCAGCAGATGGACGACCTGTTTGACATCCTGCTCAAGAGTGGAG AGATCCCAGGCTTCAAGTCCAACCCGGACCCGTCCCTCGCCCCTCTGCACTCTGACCCACCTTCCCCGTCCGCCGCCCCGTCCCCGCTCcacctctcccctccctcccccacggAGCCCCTCATCTCCCCTCAGTCCTCCGTGGGGGAGCCCTGCAACAGCGGCGGGCGCctggaggacttcctggagAGCACCACGGGCACCTCTCTGCTGGGCATGGAGCCCGACGGCGGCCTGACACTGATCGACGACCTCCACAGCCAGATGCTGAGCACGCCCAGCATCCTGgaccaccctccctcccccatgGACACGTCCGACCTGGGCTTCTCGTCTCACTCCCCGGGGCTGGACTTTGGCGACCCCACTCTAGACAGCATGGACTGGCTGGACATCTCCATGGTGGGGAGCGCGAGCGGCGGGAGCGAGGGCAACGGAGGGGGGCGAGGAGGATCGGGGGGAGGCGAAGGAGACGGGGGGACGAGTTTAGCGCCGCTCGCTCCGCACACTCCACAGAGCGTCTTCTCGACCGACTTTCTGGACAGCACAGACCTGCACTGGGAGTCGTGTCTGTAG